In a genomic window of Mycolicibacter heraklionensis:
- a CDS encoding DUF6912 family protein has protein sequence MRVYIPATLAMLAQLVADGSLLPVSGTAFAVTPALRESYAHGDDDELAEVALGEAALASLRLLGGADAAPAGEKLPTRRAVLVAEVEGATVRPDLDAAVVRLAGPVSITDVVAAYVDTAAAEPAVLAALAVIDDADLGDEDAELTVGDAQDHDLAWYATQELPFLLDLL, from the coding sequence ATGCGGGTCTACATCCCGGCGACGCTGGCCATGCTGGCCCAACTGGTCGCCGACGGTTCATTGCTTCCGGTCAGCGGGACGGCGTTCGCGGTGACTCCGGCGTTGCGCGAGTCCTACGCCCACGGCGACGACGACGAGCTGGCCGAGGTCGCACTCGGTGAGGCGGCACTGGCCTCGCTGCGGTTGCTCGGTGGTGCCGACGCCGCTCCGGCCGGCGAGAAGTTGCCCACCCGCCGGGCGGTACTGGTCGCCGAGGTCGAGGGGGCTACCGTCCGCCCCGATCTGGATGCCGCCGTGGTGCGGCTGGCGGGGCCAGTCTCGATCACCGACGTGGTCGCGGCGTATGTGGACACCGCGGCGGCCGAGCCGGCCGTGCTCGCGGCGCTGGCGGTGATCGATGACGCCGACCTCGGTGACGAGGACGCCGAGCTGACTGTCGGTGACGCCCAGGATCACGACCTGGCCTGGTACGCCACCCAGGAGCTGCCGTTCCTGCTCGACCTGCTCTGA
- the ppk2 gene encoding polyphosphate kinase 2 has translation MSDDEFEAARRRLADDVYEKELLRLQSEFVKLQEWVRDTGTRVVVIFEGRDAAGKGGVIKRITEYLSPRTVRIAALPAPTERERGEWYFQRYVAHLPARGEITLFDRSWYNRAGVEKVMGFCTPEEHAQFLRQAPVFEQLLIDDGILLRKYWFSVSQAEQLRRFRKRRNDPLRQWKLSPMDLEALRRWEDYSRARDEMMSHTDTASSPWYVVESEVKTHARLNMMAHLLGSIPYREVERQRVNLPKKPVVTGFYQRPDRSLYRYVDDYAATLLDDA, from the coding sequence GTGAGCGACGATGAGTTCGAGGCCGCCCGGCGGCGGCTCGCCGACGATGTGTATGAGAAGGAATTGCTGCGTCTGCAAAGCGAATTCGTCAAACTCCAGGAATGGGTCCGCGATACCGGCACCCGGGTGGTGGTGATCTTCGAGGGTCGCGACGCTGCCGGCAAGGGCGGCGTTATCAAGCGGATCACCGAATACCTGAGCCCGCGCACGGTGCGGATCGCGGCGCTTCCCGCCCCCACCGAGCGTGAGCGAGGGGAGTGGTACTTCCAGCGCTACGTCGCGCACTTGCCGGCGCGTGGGGAGATCACGCTCTTCGACCGGTCCTGGTACAACCGGGCCGGGGTGGAGAAGGTGATGGGATTCTGTACGCCCGAGGAGCATGCGCAATTCCTCAGGCAGGCACCGGTTTTCGAGCAGCTGTTGATCGACGACGGAATCCTGTTGCGCAAGTACTGGTTCTCGGTCTCCCAGGCCGAGCAGCTGCGCCGGTTCCGTAAGCGGCGCAACGACCCGCTGCGGCAGTGGAAACTGTCGCCGATGGATCTTGAGGCGCTGCGTCGCTGGGAGGACTATTCCCGCGCCCGCGACGAGATGATGTCCCACACCGATACGGCGTCCAGCCCCTGGTATGTGGTCGAGTCGGAGGTGAAGACCCACGCGCGGCTGAACATGATGGCGCACCTGCTGGGGTCGATTCCGTACCGGGAGGTGGAGCGCCAACGCGTGAACCTGCCGAAAAAGCCCGTCGTCACCGGCTTTTACCAGCGTCCCGACCGCAGCCTCTACCGCTATGTGGACGACTACGCCGCCACGCTGCTGGACGATGCGTAA
- a CDS encoding fatty acid desaturase family protein: MAVTDVEVFAHLSDADVANLAAELDAIRRDVEATRGERDARYIHRTIAAQRALEVTGRVLLAAGNRRWARWAGTATLGVAKIVENMEIGHNVMHGQWDWMNDPEIHSTGWEWDMAGVSKHWRFTHNFAHHKYTNILGMDDDVGYGVIRVTRDTPWQRFNVLNLFYNAMLSIGFEWGVALQHLEIGKIFKGRSNREATFARLREFGGKAGRQVFKDYVAFPALTSLSPGATFASTVKANAIANVIRNVWSNAIIFCGHFPDGAEKFTKTDMVGESQGQWYLRQLLGSANIDAGPAMRFFSGSLSHQIEHHLFPDLPSNRYPEIAVRVRAVCEKYDLPYTSGPFLVQYAKTWRTIAKLSLPDRFLRDTADDAPETRSEKMFAELGPGFPRIDPVTGRRRGLRSAIAAVRGWRRDKKLDLAA, translated from the coding sequence ATGGCGGTAACCGACGTCGAGGTGTTTGCGCACCTCAGCGACGCCGACGTGGCGAACCTCGCCGCAGAACTGGATGCCATCCGCCGGGACGTCGAGGCCACTCGCGGGGAGCGCGACGCCCGGTACATTCACCGCACCATCGCCGCCCAACGGGCGCTCGAGGTGACCGGCCGGGTGCTGCTGGCGGCGGGTAACCGGCGCTGGGCGCGCTGGGCCGGCACGGCGACCCTGGGCGTGGCCAAGATCGTCGAGAACATGGAGATCGGCCACAACGTCATGCACGGTCAGTGGGACTGGATGAACGACCCGGAGATCCACTCGACCGGCTGGGAGTGGGACATGGCCGGCGTCTCCAAGCACTGGCGCTTCACCCACAACTTCGCTCACCACAAGTACACCAACATCCTCGGGATGGACGACGATGTGGGTTACGGGGTAATCCGGGTCACTCGCGACACGCCCTGGCAGCGCTTCAACGTGCTCAACCTGTTCTACAACGCCATGTTGTCGATCGGGTTCGAGTGGGGAGTCGCGTTGCAGCACTTGGAGATCGGCAAGATCTTCAAAGGCCGCAGCAACCGTGAGGCGACCTTTGCACGGCTGCGGGAGTTCGGCGGCAAGGCCGGCCGGCAGGTGTTCAAGGACTACGTGGCGTTTCCGGCCCTGACCTCATTGTCGCCCGGCGCGACATTCGCCTCGACGGTGAAGGCCAACGCGATCGCCAACGTGATCCGCAACGTGTGGTCCAACGCGATCATCTTCTGCGGCCACTTTCCCGACGGCGCAGAGAAGTTCACCAAGACCGACATGGTCGGCGAGTCGCAGGGTCAGTGGTACCTGCGGCAACTGCTGGGCAGCGCCAACATCGATGCCGGGCCGGCGATGCGGTTCTTCAGCGGCAGCTTGTCGCACCAGATCGAACACCACCTGTTCCCCGATCTGCCGAGCAACCGCTACCCCGAGATCGCGGTGCGGGTGCGTGCCGTGTGCGAGAAGTACGACCTGCCCTACACTTCCGGGCCGTTCCTGGTGCAGTACGCCAAGACCTGGCGCACAATCGCCAAACTGTCACTGCCGGACCGCTTCCTGCGTGACACCGCCGATGACGCGCCGGAGACTCGCAGCGAGAAGATGTTCGCCGAGCTGGGACCGGGGTTCCCTCGCATCGACCCGGTGACCGGTCGTCGTCGTGGTCTCAGGTCCGCCATCGCGGCGGTGCGGGGCTGGCGTCGCGACAAGAAGCTCGACCTGGCCGCCTGA
- a CDS encoding serine/threonine-protein kinase: MALAAGSIFAEYTILKLLGAGGMGKVYLAQHPRLPRREALKILRRSLSADDEYEERFRREAEAAAVLVHPNIVRVHDRGEYRGRLWLSMDYIEGETLGELITRKFPAGMPAQIVIPIVASIADALDYAHGQGVVHRDVKPSNILVTEDGDDVLTAVLADFGIARQLSGPTGLTASNLAIGTIAYAAPEQLMGSEGLERADQYALAATTFQMLTGAPPYQHENPVTVISHHLNTPPPLLSDRRPELEQFDDVLAAALAKDPAERFRDCSDFVAALAEQLADPAADDESDSAKTVVRGVPRALPAPPPSRLSKLARPAVLVPLGLAVVGSVAAIVPRLLAEEPADTAAVAAGGAPAAAVAPPPKAPAFEGTYRVDANRAGEKYNGVPNPEPPNVSTWWAVQSSCDSSACTASAMMLDAKDHRKTVKTPSGGNELVLEFTGDTWRSRPQTVQTPCIGVDGRQDSQTTTQVLSLEPTIPGVLHGAMVATVESNECGQRGAQIWVPVVASRFGDVPAGVNPSADTAKPAKPA; encoded by the coding sequence ATGGCTCTGGCGGCGGGCTCAATTTTTGCTGAGTACACCATCTTGAAACTGTTGGGTGCTGGCGGGATGGGCAAGGTGTACCTTGCGCAACATCCCCGGCTGCCCCGACGTGAAGCGCTGAAGATTCTGCGTCGCTCGTTGAGCGCCGACGACGAGTACGAGGAGCGGTTTCGGCGGGAGGCTGAAGCCGCCGCGGTGCTGGTGCACCCGAACATCGTGCGCGTGCATGACCGCGGCGAATACCGCGGCCGGCTGTGGCTGTCGATGGACTACATCGAGGGCGAGACGCTCGGCGAACTCATCACCCGCAAGTTCCCGGCCGGGATGCCGGCTCAGATCGTCATTCCGATCGTCGCGAGCATCGCCGACGCCCTGGATTACGCCCACGGGCAAGGGGTGGTGCACCGCGATGTCAAACCCAGCAACATTCTGGTGACCGAGGACGGCGACGACGTGCTGACCGCCGTGCTGGCCGATTTCGGCATCGCCCGGCAACTGAGCGGCCCCACCGGGCTGACCGCCAGCAATCTGGCCATCGGCACCATCGCCTACGCCGCACCCGAACAACTCATGGGTTCCGAAGGCCTGGAACGCGCTGACCAGTACGCCCTGGCCGCCACCACCTTCCAGATGCTGACCGGAGCACCGCCGTATCAGCACGAGAACCCGGTGACGGTGATCAGTCACCACCTGAACACCCCGCCCCCGCTGCTCAGCGACCGGCGTCCCGAGCTGGAACAGTTCGACGACGTGCTCGCCGCGGCGCTGGCGAAAGACCCCGCCGAGCGATTCCGGGACTGCTCGGACTTCGTCGCAGCCCTGGCCGAGCAGCTTGCGGATCCGGCCGCCGACGACGAGTCCGACTCGGCCAAGACCGTCGTGCGGGGCGTTCCGCGAGCACTGCCGGCGCCGCCGCCGAGCCGGCTGTCGAAGCTGGCCAGACCCGCTGTCCTGGTGCCCTTGGGGCTTGCCGTGGTGGGATCGGTGGCGGCCATCGTCCCGCGCCTGCTGGCCGAGGAGCCGGCCGACACGGCGGCGGTCGCCGCCGGTGGTGCACCCGCGGCGGCCGTGGCGCCGCCGCCCAAGGCGCCCGCCTTCGAGGGGACCTACCGCGTCGACGCCAACCGGGCCGGGGAGAAGTACAACGGGGTCCCCAACCCCGAGCCGCCCAATGTGAGCACCTGGTGGGCCGTCCAGTCGTCGTGCGACAGCTCCGCGTGCACGGCGTCGGCGATGATGCTGGACGCGAAGGATCACCGGAAGACGGTGAAGACGCCGTCCGGCGGCAATGAATTGGTCCTCGAATTCACCGGCGACACGTGGCGGTCTCGACCGCAGACAGTGCAGACGCCGTGCATTGGTGTGGACGGCCGGCAGGACAGTCAGACCACCACGCAGGTGCTCTCACTGGAGCCGACCATTCCGGGTGTGCTGCACGGCGCGATGGTCGCCACCGTCGAAAGCAATGAGTGCGGCCAGCGCGGAGCCCAGATCTGGGTTCCGGTGGTAGCCAGCCGGTTCGGTGACGTTCCCGCGGGGGTCAACCCGTCTGCCGATACGGCCAAGCCGGCCAAGCCCGCCTGA
- a CDS encoding PE-PPE domain-containing protein yields the protein MPRTRPVSCAVGVVIVGAGLTAAPLAAPSAADAHGGVVQRAVIHASDFSLGDGTALIVGPSVLSTPGPGYQARYAELFLAPHGFTGTTQAVTTPEQLYPFTGPFSGKLDDSLAQGQQDLYAAVMQQLAGGDVDAAHPIVIGGYSQSTVIESMLQHQLASAGVPSDYVHFVMVGDVSSPNGGLLERFNLPDDAQPNLPSLGITFSGAGPSDLYPTEVYNHEYDGFADFPQYPINILADINALLGIVFEHTTYLGLSAEQISDAILLPNASPDSLTNYYMIPADGLPLLDPLLFFGNGGKALYDLLEPVMTILVNLGYGNIEHGWSQGPADVATPLGFLPDSATLAALMQELPQALSNGWQQGFSAFFDDIFHPTDTTPAFITEFANELSGDIATGSELAAFFSNFPTLQDLFGTFPPHTGIPFLDVGTALLFNLPQIDYEIFTSELADGNLLDAIGTTLAYDLGILPLALVGAVI from the coding sequence ATGCCGCGGACCCGCCCCGTATCCTGCGCCGTCGGTGTCGTCATTGTCGGCGCCGGCCTGACAGCCGCTCCACTGGCGGCACCGTCGGCGGCCGACGCGCACGGGGGTGTGGTGCAGCGCGCCGTTATCCACGCCTCGGATTTCTCCCTCGGCGACGGCACGGCGCTGATCGTCGGGCCCAGCGTGTTATCCACTCCCGGTCCCGGATATCAGGCGCGCTACGCCGAGCTTTTCCTTGCACCGCATGGCTTTACCGGCACCACACAGGCCGTGACCACGCCCGAACAGCTCTACCCGTTCACCGGCCCCTTCAGCGGAAAGCTCGACGACTCGTTGGCGCAGGGGCAACAGGATCTGTACGCAGCGGTCATGCAACAACTGGCCGGCGGAGATGTCGACGCCGCGCATCCGATCGTCATCGGCGGATATTCGCAGAGCACCGTCATCGAATCGATGCTGCAGCACCAGCTCGCGAGTGCGGGTGTCCCCAGTGACTATGTGCATTTCGTGATGGTCGGCGATGTCAGCTCGCCGAACGGCGGCCTGCTGGAGCGCTTCAACCTGCCCGATGATGCGCAGCCGAACCTGCCGAGCCTGGGTATCACGTTCAGTGGGGCCGGGCCGTCCGACCTTTACCCGACCGAGGTCTACAACCACGAATACGACGGCTTCGCCGACTTCCCGCAGTATCCGATCAACATCTTGGCCGACATCAACGCCTTGTTGGGCATCGTATTTGAGCACACCACCTACCTGGGCCTGTCGGCCGAGCAGATCAGTGACGCGATCCTGCTGCCGAATGCGTCGCCGGACTCGCTGACCAACTACTACATGATTCCGGCCGACGGGCTGCCGCTACTGGACCCGCTGTTGTTCTTCGGAAACGGCGGTAAGGCGCTCTACGATCTGCTCGAACCGGTGATGACCATCCTGGTGAACCTGGGCTACGGCAACATCGAGCACGGCTGGAGCCAAGGCCCCGCCGACGTGGCGACGCCATTGGGGTTCCTGCCGGATTCGGCCACGCTGGCAGCTCTCATGCAGGAGTTGCCGCAGGCGCTGAGCAACGGCTGGCAGCAGGGCTTCTCCGCCTTCTTCGACGACATCTTCCACCCCACCGACACCACACCGGCGTTCATCACCGAATTCGCCAACGAACTCAGCGGTGACATCGCCACCGGCAGCGAGCTGGCAGCGTTCTTCTCGAATTTCCCCACGTTGCAAGACCTTTTCGGCACCTTCCCACCCCATACCGGCATTCCGTTCCTGGACGTGGGCACCGCGTTGTTGTTCAACCTCCCGCAGATCGACTACGAGATCTTCACCTCGGAGCTGGCCGACGGGAATCTGCTCGACGCCATCGGAACCACGCTGGCGTACGACTTGGGGATATTGCCGCTTGCCCTGGTGGGCGCAGTGATCTGA
- a CDS encoding ferredoxin reductase, whose amino-acid sequence MSKKHSAIVAHIGDAKRPTAAGADRHPVWNAVRRIATQITTPLLPDDYLRLANPLWSARELRGRVVEVRRETADSATLIIRPGWGFQFDYRAGQYIGIGLLVDGRWRWRSYSLTSPPVTGARTISITVKAMPEGFLSSHLVDGVAAGTVVRLAAPQGEFVLPDPAPAAVLFVTAGSGITPIMAMLRSLARRGAIADVVHLHSAPTAADTLFADELAALARDHPGYRLLLRTTRDQGRLELRGPEALDAEVPDWRERQTWACGPAAMLGDAERVWAAAGIADQLHVERFTVARTAAAEGGGTVTFAASGKSVLADAATTLLEAGESVGVSMPFGCRMGICQSCVVTLLDGHVRDLRTGADHEPGTRVQTCISTAAGDCELDV is encoded by the coding sequence GTGAGCAAGAAGCACTCGGCGATCGTCGCCCATATCGGTGACGCCAAGCGGCCGACTGCCGCCGGCGCCGACCGTCATCCGGTCTGGAATGCTGTGCGCCGCATCGCAACACAGATCACCACACCACTTCTGCCCGACGACTATCTGCGGTTGGCCAACCCGTTGTGGTCGGCCCGCGAACTGCGCGGCCGGGTGGTGGAGGTTCGGCGTGAGACCGCGGATTCGGCAACGCTGATCATCAGGCCCGGCTGGGGTTTTCAGTTCGATTATCGGGCCGGTCAGTACATCGGCATCGGCCTGCTGGTCGACGGTCGATGGCGCTGGCGTTCCTACTCGCTGACATCTCCGCCGGTGACCGGGGCCCGCACCATCTCCATCACCGTCAAGGCGATGCCCGAAGGTTTCCTGTCCAGCCACCTGGTGGACGGCGTCGCTGCGGGAACCGTCGTGCGGCTGGCCGCGCCGCAGGGGGAGTTCGTGTTGCCCGACCCGGCGCCGGCCGCGGTGCTGTTCGTCACCGCCGGATCCGGGATCACGCCGATTATGGCGATGTTGCGCTCGCTGGCCCGCCGGGGCGCCATCGCCGACGTCGTCCACCTGCATTCGGCGCCCACGGCTGCCGACACGTTGTTCGCCGATGAGCTGGCCGCCTTGGCGCGTGACCATCCCGGTTACCGGCTGCTGTTGCGCACCACTAGAGACCAGGGCCGCCTGGAGCTGCGTGGACCCGAAGCCCTCGACGCTGAGGTGCCCGACTGGCGTGAGCGCCAGACCTGGGCGTGCGGACCGGCGGCGATGCTGGGCGACGCCGAGCGGGTCTGGGCCGCCGCCGGGATCGCCGACCAGCTGCACGTCGAGCGATTCACGGTGGCGCGCACCGCGGCGGCCGAGGGGGGCGGCACCGTCACCTTCGCGGCCAGCGGCAAGAGTGTGCTGGCGGATGCGGCAACCACCCTGCTCGAGGCCGGGGAGAGCGTCGGGGTTTCGATGCCGTTCGGATGCCGTATGGGCATCTGTCAGTCGTGCGTGGTGACGCTGCTGGACGGACACGTTCGCGATCTGCGGACCGGCGCCGACCACGAGCCGGGCACTCGGGTGCAGACGTGCATCAGCACGGCAGCCGGCGATTGCGAACTCGACGTCTGA
- a CDS encoding WS/DGAT/MGAT family O-acyltransferase, giving the protein MVNRLSASEASFYRLENTTTPMYVQSLFILRNPRGGLGYDKLLETIEQRLPQIPRYRQKIREVAMSLARPVWVDDHEFDITYHVRHLAVPSPGSDRQLHELIARLGQQPLDRSRPLWAVYLIEGLADNRIAIYIKSHQALVHGMAAPAMGHVLVDRTQRPPPFDEDIWVPRDEPGAVELVLGAVGDWVAAPRTQLQVVGSTVGSPLTWAGRKAFDAVRAIARGAAPQSPLNTQVSQNRLFTVARGSLEDYRTVRARYDCAINDVVLAVITGALRNWLLSRGEPVGSTRTVRAMAPLSVYPDHEFDSPGQPIGAVTPFLVDLPVGEPNPVVRLSQIAYATESHPTSTGLVDARTILTVAGFAPPTLHAMGVRVATAFAGFSGRVFNLLITNAPGAQRQLYVCGAKLLETYSVPPLLPNKALTIGVTSYNGTLYFGVNADRKAMSDVGMVSALLDEALAELLEAAQ; this is encoded by the coding sequence ATGGTGAACCGGCTATCGGCGTCGGAAGCCTCTTTCTACCGGCTGGAGAACACCACGACGCCGATGTATGTGCAGTCGCTGTTCATTCTGCGTAACCCGCGGGGTGGGCTGGGCTACGACAAACTGCTGGAGACCATCGAGCAGCGGTTGCCGCAGATCCCGCGCTACCGGCAGAAGATCCGCGAAGTCGCCATGAGCCTGGCCCGCCCGGTGTGGGTGGACGACCACGAGTTCGACATCACTTATCACGTACGGCATCTCGCGGTGCCGTCCCCCGGCAGCGATCGCCAGCTGCACGAGCTGATCGCGCGGTTGGGCCAACAACCGCTGGATCGGTCCCGGCCGCTGTGGGCGGTCTATCTGATCGAGGGGCTGGCCGACAATCGGATCGCCATCTACATCAAGTCGCACCAGGCGCTGGTCCACGGCATGGCGGCGCCGGCGATGGGGCACGTCCTGGTCGACCGGACCCAGCGTCCGCCGCCGTTCGACGAAGACATCTGGGTGCCGCGCGACGAGCCCGGCGCCGTGGAGTTGGTGCTCGGTGCGGTCGGGGACTGGGTGGCGGCTCCGCGGACCCAACTGCAGGTGGTGGGGTCGACGGTCGGCAGCCCGCTGACCTGGGCGGGCCGCAAAGCGTTCGATGCGGTCCGCGCCATCGCGCGTGGCGCCGCCCCGCAGAGCCCGCTCAACACCCAGGTGTCGCAGAACCGCTTGTTCACGGTGGCTCGCGGTTCGCTGGAGGATTACCGAACGGTGCGGGCCCGCTATGACTGCGCCATCAACGACGTGGTGCTCGCGGTGATCACCGGAGCGCTGCGGAACTGGCTGCTGTCCCGTGGCGAACCGGTCGGATCGACGCGGACCGTGCGGGCCATGGCGCCGTTGTCGGTGTACCCGGACCACGAATTCGACTCCCCAGGCCAGCCCATCGGCGCTGTCACGCCGTTTCTGGTGGATCTTCCTGTCGGAGAACCGAATCCGGTGGTGCGGCTCTCTCAGATCGCCTATGCGACGGAATCGCATCCCACCTCGACCGGGCTGGTGGATGCCCGCACCATCTTGACCGTGGCGGGCTTCGCCCCGCCGACCCTGCACGCGATGGGTGTTCGGGTTGCGACCGCGTTCGCCGGGTTCTCCGGGCGGGTGTTCAACCTGCTGATCACCAATGCGCCGGGCGCTCAGCGGCAGCTCTACGTCTGCGGCGCGAAGCTGCTCGAGACCTACAGCGTGCCTCCGCTGCTGCCGAACAAGGCGTTGACGATCGGGGTGACGTCCTACAACGGCACGCTGTATTTCGGGGTCAATGCCGACCGCAAGGCGATGAGTGACGTAGGAATGGTCTCGGCACTGCTGGATGAGGCGTTGGCCGAACTACTGGAGGCAGCACAGTGA
- the aroA gene encoding 3-phosphoshikimate 1-carboxyvinyltransferase produces the protein MTTWPAPTPTAPIDATVTVPGSKSQTNRALVLAALAAARGGGVSTLSGALRSRDTDLMLDALRALGLRVEAVAHHVTVSGKIDPEPNIRLNCGLAGTVLRFVPPLAALGTVTVTFDGDEQARVRPIAPLLDAMRSLGIVVEGDGLPFAIHGTGSVAGGTVAIDASASSQFVSGLLLAAAAFDDGLTVVHTGATLPSAPHIAMTVAMLRQAGIDVDDATPNRWRVKPATTTARNWEIEPDLSNATPFLAAAVVTGGRVRIAGWPAVGVQPSEAITEIFGATGARVSHTAAHLQVQGPGSYGGFDVDLRAVGELTPTVAALAALGAPGSVSRLSGIAHLRGHETDRLAALTTEINRLGGDSVETADGLVITATPLHGGTWHSYADHRMATAGAIIGLRVPGVEVEDIETTAKTLPAFPRMWADMLADAGAGA, from the coding sequence GTGACGACTTGGCCGGCGCCGACGCCCACCGCTCCCATCGACGCGACGGTGACCGTGCCCGGCTCGAAGTCGCAGACCAATCGGGCGCTGGTGCTGGCTGCGCTGGCCGCAGCACGCGGCGGTGGCGTCTCCACCCTCTCCGGCGCCCTGCGCAGCCGCGACACCGACCTGATGCTCGACGCGCTGCGGGCCCTGGGCCTGCGGGTCGAGGCAGTGGCCCACCACGTGACGGTCAGCGGCAAGATCGACCCGGAGCCGAACATCCGGCTGAACTGCGGCCTCGCCGGCACCGTGCTGCGGTTCGTGCCGCCGCTGGCCGCGCTGGGCACCGTCACCGTCACGTTCGACGGCGACGAGCAAGCGCGGGTCCGGCCGATCGCACCACTGCTGGATGCGATGCGCAGCCTGGGCATCGTGGTCGAGGGCGACGGGCTGCCGTTCGCGATCCACGGCACCGGATCCGTCGCCGGCGGCACCGTGGCGATCGACGCCTCCGCGTCGTCGCAGTTCGTCTCCGGCTTGTTGCTGGCCGCCGCGGCGTTCGACGACGGACTGACCGTGGTGCACACCGGGGCGACACTGCCGTCGGCCCCGCACATCGCGATGACGGTGGCGATGCTGCGCCAGGCCGGAATCGACGTCGACGACGCCACCCCGAACCGCTGGCGGGTCAAACCCGCGACGACGACGGCCCGGAACTGGGAAATCGAACCGGACCTGTCCAACGCCACGCCATTTCTGGCGGCCGCGGTGGTCACCGGAGGCCGGGTGCGCATCGCCGGCTGGCCGGCCGTCGGCGTACAGCCCAGCGAAGCCATCACCGAGATCTTCGGCGCTACCGGTGCCCGGGTGAGCCACACCGCGGCACACCTGCAGGTACAGGGCCCGGGCAGCTACGGCGGCTTCGACGTGGATCTGCGCGCGGTGGGCGAGCTCACCCCGACGGTGGCCGCACTGGCGGCACTGGGGGCCCCGGGGTCGGTGTCGCGGCTGAGCGGCATCGCGCATCTGCGCGGGCACGAGACCGACCGGCTGGCGGCGCTGACGACCGAGATCAACCGGCTGGGCGGTGACAGCGTCGAGACCGCCGACGGCCTGGTGATCACCGCGACCCCGCTGCACGGCGGAACCTGGCACTCCTACGCCGACCATCGGATGGCCACCGCCGGTGCGATCATCGGGCTGCGGGTTCCCGGCGTCGAGGTCGAGGACATCGAGACCACTGCCAAGACCCTGCCGGCATTCCCCCGGATGTGGGCCGACATGCTGGCCGACGCGGGGGCCGGCGCTTGA
- the rsgA gene encoding ribosome small subunit-dependent GTPase A yields the protein MKPQDYDESDVKVRSGRGSRPRTKIRPGHADAQSAMVVSVDRGRWGCVLDGPDGPADVQVTAMRARELGRTPIVVGDHVDVVGDLSGRPDTLARIVRRRPRRTVLRRTADDTDPTERVVVANADQLLIVVALADPPPRTGLVDRALIAAYAGGLAPILCLTKTDLADPEPFAGQFADLDLTVVTAGRDDPLDAVAPLLESRVTVLLGHSGVGKSTLVNRLVPEADRAVGRVTDIGRGRHTSTQSVALRLAGSGWVIDTPGIRSFGLAHIAPDDVLLAFSDLAEAIADCPRGCGHLGPPADPECALDNLTGAAQRRVEAARRLLTVLREG from the coding sequence TTGAAACCGCAGGACTACGACGAATCCGACGTCAAAGTCCGCTCCGGCCGCGGCTCGCGGCCGCGCACCAAAATCCGCCCCGGGCACGCCGACGCCCAATCGGCCATGGTGGTCAGCGTCGACCGCGGACGCTGGGGTTGCGTCTTAGACGGCCCAGACGGCCCGGCTGACGTCCAGGTCACCGCGATGCGCGCCCGCGAGCTGGGGCGCACACCGATCGTGGTCGGCGACCATGTCGACGTGGTCGGCGACCTGTCCGGCCGGCCCGACACCCTGGCCCGGATCGTCCGGCGCAGACCGCGGCGAACCGTGTTGCGGCGCACCGCCGATGACACCGACCCCACCGAGCGGGTGGTGGTCGCCAACGCCGACCAGCTGCTCATCGTGGTCGCGCTGGCCGATCCCCCGCCGCGGACCGGTCTGGTCGATCGGGCGCTGATCGCCGCCTACGCCGGCGGGCTGGCGCCGATTCTGTGCCTGACCAAGACGGACCTGGCGGATCCGGAGCCGTTCGCCGGCCAGTTCGCCGATCTGGATCTCACGGTGGTCACCGCGGGCCGCGACGACCCGCTCGACGCCGTCGCTCCGCTGCTGGAATCCCGGGTGACGGTGCTGCTGGGACACTCCGGGGTCGGCAAATCAACCTTGGTGAATCGCCTTGTCCCGGAAGCTGACCGGGCCGTCGGGCGGGTCACCGACATCGGCCGGGGCCGGCACACGTCCACCCAGTCGGTGGCACTGCGGCTGGCGGGATCGGGCTGGGTGATCGACACCCCGGGGATCCGCTCGTTCGGTCTGGCCCACATCGCGCCCGACGACGTGCTGCTGGCGTTCTCCGACCTTGCCGAGGCGATCGCCGACTGTCCCCGCGGCTGCGGCCATCTGGGTCCGCCGGCCGACCCGGAATGTGCGCTGGACAACCTGACCGGCGCAGCGCAGCGACGTGTGGAAGCGGCGCGCCGGCTGCTCACGGTGCTGCGCGAGGGCTGA